The nucleotide window GGCGGACGGTCTAGGAATTGCCATTGCACCATGCAAACTGATGGGAATCTTGTGGTATATAATCCTAACGGAGTTGCAATTTGGGCTAGTAATACCTCCCGAGGCGATGGCTTCTACGTTCTAATCCTTCAAAGGGATAGAAATGTAGTCATCTATGGTGGGGCCATTTGGGCTACTGCTAGTAATGCATATGGAAGCAGTGCAGTGCCAGTGGTCACTGTGGTCAGCGCCGCTGAAACCAATCGCACCGCTTTGGTTGATGGATCTGGGATCATCACAAACATCTAAGAAGATCAATGCATTGTGTTGAAATGCATACATTTTCCTTTGGCCTAAGTTCTATATTAATCTATGTGCGCGCTGTGTGTGTCTTTTTTGAATATTTGAATAAATCTCAGTAATATATTAGAGTACTTTTGGGTTAATGTATTGGTTAGCTGCTTGCtctcctattttttattttttaaaatttagttaTGATATGATGGGACTATAAGGGTTGGATCTGTGGCCATGTTTAGTGATCCTAACCGTatataagatgggcctcatcgtagATGGAAGACGCCTGATGAAATTCTCTAATTGGActactttagttttttttttatttaactttTTCTGTTGAATATGTGCTGTGTTCTTGACCGTTGCTTTGTGGGTCATTTATTTGAAAGTCaaggattttcagattttgaagaTTTTTGAGGCAGCTATGGGGACCTTCATTATTGCTGAATCATATCCCATCAACTGTTTCGATCACAGAATATGGCCCTAGATCCAACGGATGTTTTACGTTCTGTAGTTAGCCTGATACTTACAGTGACAGGTctagatgtattctagcaaatttTTTCCTTTCCTGCAGCTAAGGGGCCCACATCTCAGAAACAATCAATAGATGGGGCCAACATGCAATTATGGTTGGAAGGTGGGGGGAGCGGATTATGTGAGGCAGGGTAACATGCAATTATGGTTGGAAGGTGGGGGGAGCGGATTATGTGAGGCAGGGTAACAGCTTAGTCGATGAGGACCTGAccatggggcctacattgatgtatgtggtgtatatcgatactgtccatcagttttagcACCTCATCTtttggcatgatcccaaaaatgaagcagatctaaatcccTAGCAGACCACACCAGATAAAACAGtagtcattgaacacccaccattaaaaaaatcctagggcccaccgtattgaACGAATATCAGGCtgatagaaaacttttgtggcttacaaTAAGtatctaatggtcaatcaccactgtttctttagattcgtccacctgatattttgatctgtttcattttttggttctttcctaaaatgagctgaaaaaactaatggacggtttggatatacaacacatacatcaaggtgggccccatggtcagggcctcacccactaagctattaccCGGCTCTCAGGATCACTGCGGGTACCATAGATGCTATTTTCGGGTTACATCCACTACATGGCAGGCCCATGATCTTGAAGGTTTTTTCAATGGTCAGGGCTGGCCCCCATTGAGCCGGGCCTAAAATTTTATCATATATCATGTATAGTGGGGCACACTTAATACATGTATGACAGGTTGGCACGCATGTAGAAAGGCTGCTATACAAGTGTGGAGGCTGttatgccctctctctctctcgctctcacaGGTGGGGACATGCATGGTGAGAAAAGAGAACGGGTAGATGGAAAGGAAGGAGGAGGAAGAGGCGAACAAGCGGGGATGGGCGTCCATGGTaggagcggattagatactgaacgcgctt belongs to Magnolia sinica isolate HGM2019 chromosome 8, MsV1, whole genome shotgun sequence and includes:
- the LOC131252746 gene encoding mannose-specific lectin-like encodes the protein MATILSTTLLNLFLIPSFFLALLFSTACKADNVLYPGDTLGTNNYLEYGSYRFIIQEDCNLVLYDNGNPIWASNTGGRSRNCHCTMQTDGNLVVYNPNGVAIWASNTSRGDGFYVLILQRDRNVVIYGGAIWATASNAYGSSAVPVVTVVSAAETNRTALVDGSGIITNI